Proteins from a single region of Corylus avellana chromosome ca11, CavTom2PMs-1.0:
- the LOC132165607 gene encoding actin cytoskeleton-regulatory complex protein PAN1, with the protein MGCFLGCFGSSKDGGKSRKRSRNKVQPRDRQRIVSCTPVQSAVPQGASENPTNNSVSQVQDEPEKELSFRTRKKVTFDSNVKTYERVSCDEALDFSMESEGKKREEENLTKSNQSKSSSEDSSITSSSGPYPPNHRYQNWRDSDDEYEGLDHEDSDLDYEEDDDDEDEEEDEDEGLEVNGLFEDDDGKPRRTTSAAHVFTGEVDSSVPICGLHDGGDAKPVGSNPYARDRSLYVHPVLNPVENLTQWKAVKAKGTPPLRPLKENLVSNEEQRASFGSEPGFKELSFSFKSKTDQAKKSMQEIAVDTSLSNWLVSSDTPPVNKTSTIGPNTTFTPENSMSPGSNSWRSHDDRPILGALTVEELKQFSASSSPRKSPSRSPDEMPIIGTVGTYWNHTAKDSGSVSSYKGIPNTTSKYREDKRVNWHSTPFETRLERALNRGVA; encoded by the exons AGAATTGTCAGTTGTACGCCTGTGCAATCTGCTGTCCCTCAGGGCGCCTCCGAAAATCCCACCAACAACTCCGTTTCACAAGTCCA GGATGAGCCTGAGAAAGAGTTGAGCTTTAGGACCAGAAAGAAAGTAACATTTGACTCCAATGTCAAAACCTATGAACGTGTCTCGTGTGATGAAGCTCTGGACTTTTCAATGGAGAGTGAAGGCAAGAAGAGGGAGGAGGAAAATCTAACAAAATCAAACCAATCTAAGTCCTCCTCAGAAGACAGTTCGATCACGTCAAGCTCGGGACCTTATCCTCCGAATCATCGGTACCAGAATTGGAGGGACAGTGATGATGAGTATGAAGGACTAGACCATGAGGATAGTGATCTTGattatgaagaagatgatgatgacgaGGACGAGGAGGAGGACGAGGACGAGGGACTAGAAGTTAATGGTTTATTTGAGGATGATGATGGAAAACCGAGGAGAACTACTTCTGCAGCTCATGTTTTTACTGGGGAGGTCGATAGTTCTGTGCCAATATGTGGTTTACATGATGGGGGGGATGCGAAGCCAGTTGGATCTAACCCATATGCTCGAGATAGAAGTCTGTATGTTCATCCTGTGCTGAACCCAGTAGAAAATCTTACTCAGTGGAAAGCTGTTAAAGCTAAAGGGACACCACCATTGAGGCCTTTGAAAGAGAATCTTGTCTCAAATGAAGAACAGAGAGCTTCTTTTGGTTCAGAGCCAGGTTTTAAGGAATTGTCATTCAGTTTCAAGTCAAAAACCGATCAAGCCAAGAAGTCAATGCAAGAAATAGCAGTTGATACTAGCTTATCCAACTGGTTGGTTTCATCTGACACGCCTCCCGTCAATAAGACTAGCACAATTGGTCCTAATACCACCTTCACGCCCGAGAATAGCATGTCACCAGGATCAAATTCATGGAGGAGCCACGATGATAGACCTATTTTAGGAGCATTAACTGTCGAAGAGCTCAAACAGTTTTCAGCTTCTTCTTCACCAAGGAAGTCTCCAAGTAGAAGCCCTGATGAGATGCCCATAATAGGAACTGTCGGGACCTACTGGAATCACACCGCCAAGGATTCTGGCTCTGTCTCTTCCTACAAAGGAATTCCTAACACAACCAGCAAGTACAGAGAG GATAAGAGAGTGAATTGGCACTCTACCCCATTTGAGACTAGGTTGGAGCGGGCTTTGAATAGGGGTGTTGCTTAA